In the genome of Synchiropus splendidus isolate RoL2022-P1 chromosome 13, RoL_Sspl_1.0, whole genome shotgun sequence, the window ACCCTCTGCATCATCCTCATCACGCTCGTCCGGTGACACAACAAACTGACTCTGAAGCTCCGAgaagacattttaaaaacaccttTCTCTTTCAATTAAAAAGGTCTATGAGAATCCCAGAGCGGAGCACATTTGCTTTCACGGTTCCATCAACAAAATAATTCCGACAACTCCACAGGCGGAACATTTACCATCAATGTTATGTTCCGCTCGATCGTGAAATCTTCCGATAGCTCACTCGGTTGTCTTTCTGTTCACAGTATTATTTTAACACGCTTTGTGCTGAGTCTGTGAAGAATGACATCATTTGAAACAAAGGCTCTACTGGAAGTCTTTCCTGGATGATTGAGCTTCTATTTCTGCGAACTGTGCAGAgaacatttttctatttttctgtgCTCTTCATTCTGTCGCTACAAAGCTGACGACAACCGATCAGAATGGAAATCTTACGATCTTTGGGTAGCACCGtctttcagctcagctcttccGTCACCTCGATACTGTGTGCTATAggcaacaaattaaaaaaaaacattaaatagcGTTGGATCAAAAACGGCAACGAGTCGTCCTCCTCTTATTATACGATCTTTTGCACCGGCGCGGAAGTCTTTTAGAAAGTTTCCCGCCCACCTTCTCGCAGCCAGTTTCTCTTCTACGTTTCTTCGCATTTAAACCTACATTACACGATATGAGGCGAAACAGGAGCGCCAGGTGTAAACGCAATAATGccacaggagaagaagaagacgttcCCAAAACCACTGGTGAGTTCTGGAGCCGGTTTGCGAGCGTGCGCATGAACAGTGGTGGACATGTCCGGACATGGAGACTACGATGCACACGGTCGAAATGCACTCGAATATAAGGAGTCTGCAGACATTAGTAAATCATAACATTAGTAAATCATACAAAAATATTGCGAGAGTGGTTAAATGTTAACGATAAAGACATGCCCCTGACTATCACTTGTCAGCAGTGTGGCAGTGGCAGGGAGACCAGGATCAGTGGGAACCTTACTCCTCAGCCGATAGCTCCCTGCTGGACGCCGCTGTCGCCTCAGGACAGACCTCACTGTCTCTTACCGCACCCTCCGGGACCGTCTATGATGTGGACCTGAAGAAGATGATTCAGACGAACCCTGTCACCAAGTACAAGAGGAAGATTCGCTGTCATGTGGTGAAACCaggtctgtgttttgtttcaagtTTTGTGACTCAGGTGGGCTACAATTTTCGTGTTGTTTTCAGAAAACGCGGTGGATGACAGCGGAGAAATAACTAAAAATGCCGCGTCAattaaagaggaagaggaggagagtgaagaTCAGCCTCCTGCCAAGAGGAAACGAGGCAGAGCTAAGAGCCAAGCAACAGCTGACAAACAACccaaagaggaaataaaaacagaaggtGAGTCTTCATCACTCGTgatgtttatgtctaaataaaATATCCAGCTCAAGCTGTTGTGTTCTCAGAGGTGGTGAGGACGGTGGTGATGAAGGGAAAAGCTCCGGTGGACCCAGAGTGTAAAGCCAAAGTCGGAAAGGTGAAGTCTCTTCTTGTGGAGCACatcaatgataacttgtttgtCGTGTGTCGGACAAAATAGAGGattgttgtttctgtttgtccTCATCAGGCTCATGTCTACAGCGAGGGCAGTGATGTTTACGATGTGATGTTGAACCAGGTAACCAACAGAACATAGTGTGTGATGTTGTGAACACATACATATAAACCATGCGCTGGACCTTTGTACATGAGCAGCTCCCTCCACGACCTGACGCAGACAAatagaggatggatggatagaaacTTAAGAACATCTTGTTTCTCTCAGACGAACCTTcaattcaacaacaacaaatattacttgATTCAGCTCCTGAAGGATGACAGCTCCAAGCTCTACAGTGTGTGGATGAGGTGGGGCAGAGGTGAGCCCAGAGATCCTGTCGTCTTTGTCCCCATGAAAATGAAGCTCATTTTCCTTTCTTCAGTGGGCAAAGTGGGTCAGAACAGTCTGACGTTGTGCGGTGGCGATCTGATGAAGGCCAAAGACCTCTTCAAGAAAAAgttagtttgtgtttgtgtcgtgTTTTAATATGATTCAAATAAATTGTTGGTGATGCAGGTTCCTGGACAAGACCAAGAACGAGTGGGACGACAGGGCTCAGTTTGAGAAGGTGGCTGGAAAGTACGACATGGTGCAGATGGACTACAGCGCTCCTGAGAAGGTGAGCTGATCTTTAGAAGGTGGAGGGACCAGTGTAGAGAGAGAGGACGAGGGGCGGAGGAAAGAGGGAGAGTGTAAGGGACTGGCGGGAAGGATAGGTAGATGAGTGAAGAAGGACAAGAGGCAGAGGAGGTGAGGGCGAAGGAAGGTACAAAATAGAAAAAGGTAGAGATGATAAAGTGAAAGAGGAAAAGTAAAAACGCTGCCTCTGCCTGTTTCAGGAGGAGAGCCAGGTGGACAGCCCAGTCACCAAAAGAGAGTCAACGCTGCATGAGAAGGTCCGCTCTCTGCTGGAGCTCATCTGTGACCTGAAGGCGATGGAGGAGTGTGTGCTGGAGATGAAGTTCGACACCCGCAAAGCTCCTCTTGGTCAGAACCTTCCTCCCCCTCGTCCGTTGTTTCGCTGAGCTAACTTCCTCCGGCCCCCTCCTGCAGGCAAGCTGACGACAGAGCAGATCCGCGCTGGCTACACGGCGCTGCAGAGGATCGAGTCCTGTCTGAAGAAGAAGGGCAGCAACAAAGAGC includes:
- the parp2 gene encoding poly [ADP-ribose] polymerase 2 isoform X2, with product MRRNRSARCKRNNATGEEEDVPKTTVWQWQGDQDQWEPYSSADSSLLDAAVASGQTSLSLTAPSGTVYDVDLKKMIQTNPVTKYKRKIRCHVVKPENAVDDSGEITKNAASIKEEEEESEDQPPAKRKRGRAKSQATADKQPKEEIKTEEVVRTVVMKGKAPVDPECKAKVGKAHVYSEGSDVYDVMLNQTNLQFNNNKYYLIQLLKDDSSKLYSVWMRWGRVGKVGQNSLTLCGGDLMKAKDLFKKKFLDKTKNEWDDRAQFEKVAGKYDMVQMDYSAPEKEESQVDSPVTKRESTLHEKVRSLLELICDLKAMEECVLEMKFDTRKAPLGKLTTEQIRAGYTALQRIESCLKKKGSNKELLEACNQFYTRIPHDFGLRTPPLIRTEDELKEKISLLEALSDIQIAVKMVQSGKDDGEHPLDQQYRALRCQLDPLDSSSHEYQVLERYLQSTHAPTHSDYTMTILDIFSVDRDGERGSFLSDIHNRALLWHGSRMSNWVGILSQGLRVAPPEAPVTGYMFGKGIYFADMSSKSANYCFANSSGKVGLLLLCEVALGDANELLDANYEANKLPEGKHSTKGVGQTGPDPANAVTLDGVTVPMGPGVKSGSTRSTGYSLLYNEFIVYNPAQVRMRYLLRIQFNYSSLW
- the parp2 gene encoding poly [ADP-ribose] polymerase 2 isoform X1 — protein: MRRNRSARCKRNNATGEEEDVPKTTAVWQWQGDQDQWEPYSSADSSLLDAAVASGQTSLSLTAPSGTVYDVDLKKMIQTNPVTKYKRKIRCHVVKPENAVDDSGEITKNAASIKEEEEESEDQPPAKRKRGRAKSQATADKQPKEEIKTEEVVRTVVMKGKAPVDPECKAKVGKAHVYSEGSDVYDVMLNQTNLQFNNNKYYLIQLLKDDSSKLYSVWMRWGRVGKVGQNSLTLCGGDLMKAKDLFKKKFLDKTKNEWDDRAQFEKVAGKYDMVQMDYSAPEKEESQVDSPVTKRESTLHEKVRSLLELICDLKAMEECVLEMKFDTRKAPLGKLTTEQIRAGYTALQRIESCLKKKGSNKELLEACNQFYTRIPHDFGLRTPPLIRTEDELKEKISLLEALSDIQIAVKMVQSGKDDGEHPLDQQYRALRCQLDPLDSSSHEYQVLERYLQSTHAPTHSDYTMTILDIFSVDRDGERGSFLSDIHNRALLWHGSRMSNWVGILSQGLRVAPPEAPVTGYMFGKGIYFADMSSKSANYCFANSSGKVGLLLLCEVALGDANELLDANYEANKLPEGKHSTKGVGQTGPDPANAVTLDGVTVPMGPGVKSGSTRSTGYSLLYNEFIVYNPAQVRMRYLLRIQFNYSSLW